TGTGCTTATAGGAACAATCTGCGGCTGACACCTGTATTTGCCTATACATTTTGCATATGTCTGCCGTAAgcatatatatgttacgggcaaagtatACAATTTGGTCATTTTACATATTGGACAATATAGATAATACTATGTAATTGTAAAGTATAAAGCataaacatgataaatattaactaggaggtacctatactaataagtaatattatattttattactatttaattgtaaagtatagTCAAAATACCAATTGTTCGGTGCGTATGCCAGAGTTTGGACTTTACCCTAACGTTATCGTCGCGTATAATGTTCGCCGCGCGACCGTTCCGATATCTCCGGAGAGGGAAGCGTTATCGGTATGCCGCCGGCGGTCTCTCCCCGCCGCATGCTTGCCCGTTGCAGTCAGTCAGTCGCGAAGTCGCCGTTGTGTCCAACATACGTGCGAACCGGTGCGCCGTCGCCGTCAATATCCGTTCGTGATTCCGTGCCCGTCCGAGCCGTTTGCTCACCATAGTGCTCGCGTTCGTCTGTCAATCATATACGACAGCGTTAGCACCTCGCTAAAACCTTCGTCAAGTGTTACTCAGCCACCCGTAGCCCCTCGCGCCACGTGGTTGGTCGTTCCGTCTGGTACGTGTACAAAGTCGTCTGAGCACCTCGTGCTTTCGCGCGTCACGCCCTCGCCGTGACTGCGTATCATTTTGGGTATAGGATCTGTGTCATATCACGTCATATCCATCTCGTCTTGCTTCAGTTTGTCTAAATCAAACTATTTGCACGGCCGTCCGAATTCGCACGCGAACCGGCGCCCGTACGCGTAGAGAGTGTCGTAATCGCCGTTGTTGTCCGCACGCGCATTCATTATTGGCCGTCGTCCGACGACAGCCGACGCACGCACGAGTTGACCACCGAACGTGAATCAGCTGTTCGCCACCGACGCAGACTGGCAGACTGTCCAGCTACTCCGGATCAGGTCGTACCTACGctatcatattttgttatcattcacccttttattattgtttaccctCGTGTATTATTTTGTCACTCGACCatcgaattattttttgtaagtttatttatttggcTTTTTGTCCCGCTGTATTGGCGACCGCTTGTGGTCGGCCCCTACCTACTACTAacatagtttttaagttttttttcaccTGTAGCACTGGTtaatatatacgtcatatttatctgataatttttatacagcAACCAacgatattgttatttatcgTTTTAGTTTCCGTTCCACCCATTTTCCTATTTATCTATTACAATCCACTACTCTGCCGCCTTAAACCTCAAAAGGGTATCtccaaatattgaaatgttggtaaaattacataacaagtTTTGGAATGTAATGAACTCATGCGCTGTTCTTTGAATCTtagttgacaatttttttttttctatgtactAACTATTATCCGTAGAATTGATtggtgatatttttaattgtccAACATAACTCTAAGTATAAGATAATGGACTTACCCTTAAACTTCTAATCAGAATTAGAAGCTAAAAAACAGTAAATCCACTATACTGGAGTTACTgtgatttactttaaaaattataaagatttattcAAGATATTCAATACAGTAACTccacagtatttaaaaaattataatttatgcattgaataataccaaatattttgaaaatcatatgaaaaactttaatattaaactaaaacaaaaaattttaaataaaaaacaaaatttcttaaaatgtcTTCCTtgacaaatacatatataaattagtgttaataaaaacaaatatatagggacttaaaatttttaaaaataacaatcttatatttaatcaaCACTTATATGTCAGTATATaaaacttaacaaaaataaataaatcttgaaataaatataaatcagtcTCCTTCTTCATATAGGTCATTTGCTGTTTCTGAAGTAGGAAAATCCAACCAAAACTTCCTCCGATTTTGTGGCATTAAAGGTAATAGAACTTGGataatactttgtttttttgaaGGATGGATTCCTCTTGGGCTTACTTTCTGTAGTGGTTGTTCAATGCCTTTTTTTAAGGTGGATTGCTTAAGAAAATCAAGTTGCTGAAGTGGTGAATAATCGTCATAGGTAGTGGAATACATTAAGTAATCCAATCCTCTTTCGGCTTTAATATGAACTATGTCATTTAACATAGGCCTAACTAATttcttgtttaatttatatactgaaCATTCtgatttgaaatcaaaaaaGTCTTCTACTCTCATAACTTTGGTATCAACAAAACCTTTGTTAGCTGATTTGATACATTGTTCAAAATCagaataatcatatatttttcccATTTTTTTCATAGCCAACTCAACCTGGTGATGAAAATGATCGGCAGACATAAAACTATGCCCGGgctggaaataaaataaactaatttctaGAGCCTGGATATCTtgagaattaattatttgaactaAGAATGTAAGAAAGCACCAATTTTTGTTTTGAGCTGAACAGTTATCCAgccaaattgttatttttttcatgtctttgaaatgtaaaaaaaatgcatggaaACAACTTGTTAAATCTTCTTGTTTCCTTCCTTGTATACCCTCGTGCCATATTATTGCTAATGGCTTAATATATCCTTTGGGGCCAATCGGTACAAAACTTTCATTGAAAGCAATGACCCTTTTGGTAAAAATAGCTGCCTTAAAGTTTTCCATTCTAGGTAACATAATAACTTTTTGTAAGTCAGCCGATACATAGATTTCATCAtctgtgaaaataataaaaaatacatttagctatataattaatacagttttaatagattttatctAAGTTTTTATTACCTTTCTTTTTTTGAACGGCATGGCTCTCATACTTCGCCCgagcatttatatatttttccaagTGCAAAGTGTAATTTTTGCAAAcatcacaaatattatactgttcatTTAATGTTTGTTTTGTGTGTGTTGAATCATGTTGATCAAATAATTCACAAAGTTCACACTCCTCGTGGCCTAGTTTGGTAAAAGATATATTCATTTCCCTTAATGTTCTTCTATAGACATcgtatgaaaatttaatagcaggatttttttctttaaaatcagAATACATGTAGGTGGCATTGATTTCATTTGGCAAGTATTTCCTATTAGGAGCATGTTCCCTCCTATAATGAGCCACTGTTGGGTTGAATGAGTTAATGTGTTCCTTTATTGGTTCTAAATCACATTTGTTCCATGCAGttctagttattttatttaaaggaGACACAATTGCACTTTTTTCAGTCATATTTgagcatatattttgaataaaataatcattttttgatGAAAATCCCAATGTTGcaaggtaaaataatttacagacaTATACTTTAATGCCATCCAAATTTGTAAGGGTATAATAAAAAgaccatttttttcttatttcatcATGTCCTCTTCTACGTTTAACATCTCTTCGTTCAACTGAATTAATTACATACATCCTTTGTTCATCTTTGGACACACTCCAAAACTGTTTAATTTCAAGTCTTAACATTTCAGGTATCagtgtaatacaattttttttacatgaaataCAGGGGGGTTTCAAATTGTGtttctcaatttttttctgaaatttaatttgatttcgtTCTCTGACACTGGTCACATGTTTATTGCGTTTCCTTTTTGTCCCTTTTTTTGTCAAATCGTTGTGCTCATTTTCATTGCTACTACCCAACTTATCCTCATCCTCACTTTCAGAAATGTGATCAATGATACTATTCTGTGTTAAATTGTTATACTCATTTCTATTGTTATTACCGAATTGAATTTCATATTCGTCACTCCCAGAAATATATGAATTATCATCATTGATGGCACTATTctgtgaaagaaaaaaaatgtttatacatacttaaaatattaaatgtatggaATATGAAGCAGGTAATAATACATCATTTTGGTTCTCCTGTTCTActtcaaacaatatattttgattctcCACTTCTACTTCAAATGATATATTTTGGTTAACTACATAGTTATTTTGAGGTAAATTTTGATTCTCATATTTGTCACTTCcagaaaaatatgaattatcatCATCGATGGCACTATTctgtgagaaaaaaaaaatgtttatacatgcttaaaatattaaatgtatggaaaatttgtaaaatctaaaattaagaaTGGTTAGTTAATTACTTTATTTCTTTTGGAATATGAAGCATGTAATAATACATCATTTTGGTTCTCTTGTTctactt
The Acyrthosiphon pisum isolate AL4f unplaced genomic scaffold, pea_aphid_22Mar2018_4r6ur Scaffold_20766;HRSCAF=22072, whole genome shotgun sequence DNA segment above includes these coding regions:
- the LOC100569934 gene encoding uncharacterized protein LOC100569934 — encoded protein: MLAYVLQQEKQNILFEVEQKKQNDVLLPASYSIRNENSVICLDNSYSSGSDKYEYQNLSQNNYVVDQNISYDLELENQNILFEVEQENQNDNSAINDDNSYISGSDEYEIQFGNNNRNEYNNLTQNSIIDHISESEDEDKLGSSNENEHNDLTKKGTKRKRNKHVTSVRERNQIKFQKKIEKHNLKPPCISCKKNCITLIPEMLRLEIKQFWSVSKDEQRMYVINSVERRDVKRRRGHDEIRKKWSFYYTLTNLDGIKVYVCKLFYLATLGFSSKNDYFIQNICSNMTEKSAIVSPLNKITRTAWNKCDLEPIKEHINSFNPTVAHYRREHAPNRKYLPNEINATYMYSDFKEKNPAIKFSYDVYRRTLREMNISFTKLGHEECELCELFDQHDSTHTKQTLNEQYNICDVCKNYTLHLEKYINARAKYESHAVQKKKDDEIYVSADLQKVIMLPRMENFKAAIFTKRVIAFNESFVPIGPKGYIKPLAIIWHEGIQGRKQEDLTSCFHAFFLHFKDMKKITIWLDNCSAQNKNWCFLTFLVQIINSQDIQALEISLFYFQPGHSFMSADHFHHQVELAMKKMGKIYDYSDFEQCIKSANKGFVDTKVMRVEDFFDFKSECSVYKLNKKLVRPMLNDIVHIKAERGLDYLMYSTTYDDYSPLQQLDFLKQSTLKKGIEQPLQKVSPRGIHPSKKQSIIQVLLPLMPQNRRKFWLDFPTSETANDLYEEGD